The nucleotide window AAAGTATGAATAACTTAACTTCTGAGGTGGACAACCTTTCGATGGCTATCGATAGAACTAGTGAGTATGTAGAAGGAACTCTAGACTCCATAAAAAATATCATTGATCGAGCAGAAGCTGGAAAAAATACACTGCGTACAATGAACGAAGCTATGGATAATCTTTCGCACAGTTCCCTTGAGATTTCTAAAACTGTAGATGTCATTTCCAAAATCAGCGAACAAGTCAACATGCTTGCTCTCAATGCATCCATTGAAGCAGCAAGAGCTGGAGACGCAGGAAGAGGATTTGCTGTCGTTGCCGAAGAAGTTTCTAAACTTGCAGAAAGAACTGCGGGTGCGGTCAAAGGAATAGATTCTTTAATGAAGAAAAATCAAAACGATGTTTCTTTAGGAAGGAAACGTATCGAAAAAACAACAATGGAGATCCAAGAAATCATAGGAAACATCGATTCCATTTCGGGGAAAATTTCTGAAGTTCACTCTGCTGTAAATACGCAAAAAGAATTAAAAACAAAACTTTTAAAAGAAGCAATTTTTGTAAAAGAAAGATCCGAAGAAATCAAAGATGCAGTAACAGAACATAAAACTGCAACGAACGAAGTAATGGCGTCAGTTTCATCCATCAGCCAATCTTCCTTCAGTGATTCAGAAAGTAGCGATTTATTCGCAGAAAAAATCACCGCAATCGCAAGTACTGCAGACAAACTCATTTCTATGGTTGATCTTTTTAAAACTAATATTGTATCAGATGAGTCTTCTATTTCGGATCGGGACGAAACCACTCATAAACTCCAATTTCGATCGGAAATTGGGAGCATCTATTATATTAAAGAAAAAGATTTACTCGAAGTCGTGTGGACACCCAATTTCAGTGAAGATAAATATACAGAAATATTAACAGAAGCCCTAAACATTATAAACAAGAATAACATCCGTAAGTGGCTAGCTGATACGAGAAGGATGGGGCTAGTCACAAGATCTGCACAGGAATGGGTGAACGTCAATTGGTTTCCTAAGGCAAGTAATTCCAGCTTAAGAAAAATGGCAGTGGTAGTCCCGAATTCAGCATTGGCGGCCATCTCGATAGATGACCAAACACTTAAGACCGGGAATGTAGAACTAAAGTCGGTTCCTAGTTTAGAGTCAGGAATTGCTTGGCTAAACGACTAAACTCGTAACAGACAAAATCTACAGATCATTGTTATATATTGAGACACAATGATCTGTTATTTTTTTATTTGTCCCTTTCCAAAACAAAAAAGAAAGGTTGTTTCATTCCCTTATAATCCATACATCCAAACAGTGTGTCTTTATTTACCTTTTTAAATACGTCATGGATGGGAAGATTATCATAAATCATTGCAGCAGTAAGTTGCCCACGAAACTCGATACGTCGGACACGAGCTTTTGATTTCGAAGTCTGGAATAAAAAGCGAACTAATAAAAATACATAACGTAAGGGCCATAAGTTTGTCGATGGGATCAATGTCGCTAACCGAACAGGCATTAGGGAGGGATTTACTTTAAATAAAGATTTCCCAAAAGATTTAAACACCAACGGATGTACATTATCAGCATCCACAAATTCCTTTCCATACCAATTGAACGTTTCTAAAGCACCGTCCATTGTATGTGAAGTGTGAAATCCTGATCCATGCCATTGGCCGATTGTATCTTCAATGGAAACAGTTTCTAATGCGTCAAAGAGTGCGAACGAATCAATCGTCGAATTGTTCTTTTTACTGCGCATTTCGTAGAATTTTTTTTCAAGAGTATTCATAATTAAATTGTTACCTAAACCAATCTTTTCTCCATCCTACTTCCAGGAAATATATAATTTCTACACTTGCAATTTCCAATCCATCGCTTATACTACCTATATGAAT belongs to Leptospira wolbachii serovar Codice str. CDC and includes:
- a CDS encoding methyl-accepting chemotaxis protein codes for the protein MHSKLKLYFLLSFLTFGTLLLISMAIVLKIQNALPENLTMTIGFEITILVALVFLFGLVLSNWFSKIFGKLEVAFKEVGLGNLQVRLPYKKNDLLSEFYLSFHRMLQAQGELIQHIKTSADTLSSDSQKMKLVTLDFSSNLQSQSAATEEVSASIEEISGVAVSISNIAENNSQSMNNLTSEVDNLSMAIDRTSEYVEGTLDSIKNIIDRAEAGKNTLRTMNEAMDNLSHSSLEISKTVDVISKISEQVNMLALNASIEAARAGDAGRGFAVVAEEVSKLAERTAGAVKGIDSLMKKNQNDVSLGRKRIEKTTMEIQEIIGNIDSISGKISEVHSAVNTQKELKTKLLKEAIFVKERSEEIKDAVTEHKTATNEVMASVSSISQSSFSDSESSDLFAEKITAIASTADKLISMVDLFKTNIVSDESSISDRDETTHKLQFRSEIGSIYYIKEKDLLEVVWTPNFSEDKYTEILTEALNIINKNNIRKWLADTRRMGLVTRSAQEWVNVNWFPKASNSSLRKMAVVVPNSALAAISIDDQTLKTGNVELKSVPSLESGIAWLND
- a CDS encoding DUF4334 domain-containing protein, with amino-acid sequence MNTLEKKFYEMRSKKNNSTIDSFALFDALETVSIEDTIGQWHGSGFHTSHTMDGALETFNWYGKEFVDADNVHPLVFKSFGKSLFKVNPSLMPVRLATLIPSTNLWPLRYVFLLVRFLFQTSKSKARVRRIEFRGQLTAAMIYDNLPIHDVFKKVNKDTLFGCMDYKGMKQPFFFVLERDK